TCTGAGGAgggaaatataatataacaaacaaatgtaataaGCCACAGGTAGAGAACATCATGGTGTTTTTCCCACACTGAGACAGGGCAGATTGTGTTCCAGGGCAAATCTGTGCTTCTCTGTGTGAAACTGCTGATCAAATTTACAACAAAGAGAAATGCAAAGGGCCAGTGCCTCTGGGGTTGTGTCTTCTTTTGGGTTGACTCCATTGCAGAGTGTCTATGATCAAGACTGTCTTGTTAGGAGATATTTAGACAAACAGGATGAAAAATAATCTGTTGTTTACATGACACTGGTTAAGAATTGAGTTGACAGATAAGTAATAAGGCCAATACTTTCTCACAAATGATTCCAGAGATAGAAATACAATGAACTAGGTCGCACTGAGGAAAGTTCACTAAAAATAAGAGCTGAGggatttatttcattaatgaCTTGACTAATGATATattgagaaataaaatccacagcAGCTGTGAGATTTTTCTGCTCCTCCTGAAACCAGGACTCAACCCTCCTCGTTTagctaaaagaaacacaacaactcttcagacattttacttctttttattAACTCAAGGTAATCTGCACTTTTAAGTGCTTACTCTGCAAATAATTGACAAtcaacactctctctctctcacacacataaaatgaCAAGAGCAGTGGCCTCAGGCGTAGTACTGGAGATTGGCCTTCTTCTTGGCCTGGACCTCCAGAATTCCCTCCATGTAATCCTCATGGTTCAGCTCTGTGGCTCCACGACGCAGCGCGATCATACCAGCCTCCACACACACCGCTTTGCACTGGGCTCCGTTGAAGTCGTCGGTGCAGCGAGCCAGCTCCTCGTAGTTGACGTCCGGACTGACGTTCATCTTGCGGGAGTGAATCTGCATGATGCGAGCTCTGGCCTCTTCGTTGGGCATGGGGAACTCAATCTTCCTGTCGAGACGACCTGAACGGAGCAGAGCAGGGTCCAAGATGTCCACTCTGTTGGTGGCCGCAATCACCTGAAAAATATGCACAATATAAACTGTAGTAATCATACTGTGTAAATAGATTCATTTGAGGAAATTCTGGATTTAGTCTTAGTATATTTACTCATAATAGTTTGACAATTTTGATGTGTAGCTTGATAAAACATGCAAATCTTTGTACTATATTATTTTGTACTTTCCTCTACCCCTATTTAATGGTTGAATaattgatttcatatttacttaGTGTCCAATTAGAATgagacaaattaaattaaaaaataaattattgtgAAAACTAATACAATATGAGTCAGATTTCTGAGTGATCTGGGAAGTTTGATGAGAGAATTGTGTGAGAGAATTCCATCTGATCATACAGAACCAGTTTGACTTCCCTGGAGTTCAGTGTGATCAACAGTTGTATACAGACTGTGtatcataataaaaacatgtgcatCTCTGAGGTTTTTATGGCAGAATCCTCACCTTGACCTGCATGTTGGGCTGAAATCCATCCAGCTGGTTGAGCAGCTCCAGCATGGTCCTCTGCACCTCTCTGTCTCCCGCCTTCTCACTGTCAAACCTCTTGGTTCCGATGGCGTCCAGCTCGTcgatgaagatgatggatggagCCTTCTCTTTGGCCAGGGCGAAGGCGTCTCTCACCAGCTTGGCTCCATCTCCGATGAACATCTGGACCAGCTGTGGACCGGCCAGCTTCAGGAAGGTGGCCTTGGTCTGAGCGGCGCAGGCCCTGGCCAGGAGGGTCTTCCCTGTGCCAGGTGGCCCATACATCAGGACCCCCTTGGGTGGCTGGATGCCCAGGTTTTCAAACTTCTCCTTGTGGTTCATGGGCAAGACTATggcctccaccagctcctggaTCTGCTTGTCCAGCCCTCCGATGTCGCTGTACTGCTCTGTGGGGCGCTCGTCCACCTCCATGGCCTTCACCCTGGAGTCGTACTCGGTGGGTAGGGTCTCCAGGATCAGATAGGAGTCTTTGTTGACACCCACCAGGTCCCCGGGCTTCAGCTTCTCGGCGTCCACCAGCCCGATCACCGGCAGGAAGTAGGTCTGCCGTGTCGAAGTCTTTATGACGGCGCACTTTCCTTTCCTCTGGGAGTCCAGGTCCACGTTGGCCCCGTCCTCCTCCTGGTCGTTGGGGTCCACATCCAGCAGCTCGATGACATTCGACACCAGGTACGGCAGCGTTTTGTTCACCTTTATCTTCTCCGTGTTTTCCTTGATCTTGTCCTTCATGGCCTGCAGCTCGTGGGTCACCCTCAGCACCTCGCTCTTCATGATCTTTATCTCGCTGTCGAGGAGCCGAGTTCGCTGGACGATCTCCTCCGTGGACATTTTAAGAACTTCTTCCCCGATGCCATCCTCCACCTCGTCCCAAACCGACTTGTCACTCAGCGACGCCATCTTTGCTCTGACTGCGCTGCGTGAACTGTGACACAGCGGAAAAAATAAAGCTTCCGCTTCCGGGAGCAGCGGCAGccaacgaagaagaagaagaagaggagtagCGCTTTTCTTGAGCGCCGAAGAAGAAGATAACTGAAGATGACACGAGCCCGGAGCTGAATTAAAACAGTTTCTCTGCTGGTTCCAACTGCGAGAGGGCGACTGGAAGTTTCCTCTCAACGCACTGTGAGTTCTTGCAATCTGGCGTCATCTCACAACGCCGCTGCTTCCGTTGAGGCCGCAGCGCGTTGGACTTACGTCTTCCATGTTAGCCGGTGCAGCTAACATTAGCAGTGCGGCTAACCCCAGCTAGCCACTGTGTTGATGTGGTGCAGTTTGGAGGCGTCCAGACATCCTGCCGGGACACTGCTCTGGTTTTAGGTGCAGACGAAATCATCATCCGTGTTTGTCACTCTAATCTCCTGCACGAGACATCATGCAGAGGGGGGTCGGAACTAACATGCTAAAGCAACGCGAACAGACAGTTAGAGCTAAATGTGTGTTGGCGCCACAGCGGCTTCGTGTCAtttgtcactcactcactcagctTTGATGCTGCACGGTGATAAATAAGTGTTTGTCTTTAAACGTGTTCTTACCGGTTTGACTCCAGGCGCGTCATCGCTGTCAGAGGACATACAGCACGAGGGTGTTACAGTGgagtcccccccaccccccggttgtttgtgtttactaCGGAGCTCTGAGGCCACTGCTGTGAAGAGGAGTCCCTGCCTGCTCCTGGTGGCGGTGTCCGACGTGAGGAGCCGACAAGATGGACCAGAACAACAGTGTACCAGCCTTCCCGGGTCTGGCCTCCCCTCAGGTAGGAACACTCGGCCATTCAGCAACAGGTGCTTGTCCTCAGCGCGGGGTCAGGCTGGCAACCTCAGTTGACTAGAAGATGACCAGCACATGTCacgtttatttatatagcacatttaaaacaacttggtaGACCAAAGTGCTTCCCAAAGTAAAAGttacaacaagaaaacagcaacacgCAATACGTcaaataactgtaaaataaactaagataaaacaaaatagaCTAAAATATAAGCTGCTGGGATAAAAGCGTTCACAACTCGAAAATAAGGCCAAggagaagagatgtgtttttaccAATGATTTGTAGTGTGCTAGTGAGGGGGCAGATCTAATATTGGGTGGTAAGCTGTTTCATAAGACACTACTGCAAAGGCTCGATCGCCTCTGGTTATGAGCCTCATTTTAGGCAagtccaggagcagctgagtggcTGACCTCAGCTCTCTAACTGGAGGCTGAACATGAAGGAGTTCGTCCAGTccattaagagatttaaaagttaacaaaaaaataaataaaatcgaccctgtgacaaacaggaagccagtggaggGAGCGCGATGTCAGTAGGCGATCCATATCATAGACTCCACACAGACCTGGCATCAACATCCCTCCTGAGTGATATGATCACAGGTGGTCAACGTGAAGTACAAGTCTGAATTCACCCAGATgtgtcctgagatctgatcacctacaccacattcggaggtggtctggAATGCATGTGACCTCATTGTTTAGCTGTGTGAACCTAAATGTGTTCTGGGCCACGTATGACGGacgcctactcagctgacgtcctgtGACCTGCTGTAGTACAAACTTATTTAATCTCACCCCTTCTCCATAAGtcattaatttataataatattttttttatttgtatagcgctttTAAAATTGACTCAAAGGCACTTAACATGGTAAAAACagtgacagtaaaaacaataacaaggtAACATTATAGCAGTTAAAAGAcagttattttacattaatgatCTTATACTTAACCAGCTTcctatatatctataaatatgttgtttaccTGTGCTCTatattgaatataatataatatatatataatatcatattgTCAGTATTGATCATACTGAGACTTCAAGGTACCAGCTTGGTCCTGATTCTTCTGAGCTCGCATCCTACAGCTTCTGAATTGTGGCTTATTTCTGTAACCACGTCTCCTACAAACTGTTAACATGCTGAAGGTTAATTTACTGCCTTGGCCTTTGTCACAGAAGCTATTTTGATATGTCAAAGCCATTGGTAATGTTCTCAAGGACACCTTGGCCTTTCCTACTGCGGTAAGTGAAAATGTTGGCTTTGAAAAGGGCCTATACTGGGAGAAGTATGATGCTCATGTAGCCCAGTGAAATAGTCTTAGTGGGGTGACTATGTGGCTGTACTGTAGATGAGGCAGTTATGTCGTATATTGTTGCATACAAGATTTATTCTTCGTGTCAGGCCACATTCTGGAGCCGCACACATTACTGATGGATAGCTGAAGGAAGTTGATCTGAACTCACAGCTTGCAACAGATGATTTCGCACTGCCAAACCATTTCTGCAATTAATAGTatgaaataatagaaaataacaaacatatGCCTACAATGATGACGATAAAAGTTTTAGTATCCCCTCAGGGCCCAAATATTTTACTGCCATTATTTTCACTACGAAAATTAGTTGTACAGTCATTGTCTTCTCATATCAATGCCATTTTGATATTCATGTGATAAATGTAAGATAATAATGTATTACTGTGAGAAGAGTAAAAAACAATTGCAATATTTTTCCAGTGTCATTTGTTAATAATGTGGTTCTTCTGCTAAATCTCAACTTCATGTTGTTtcgatgtttgttttgtgcaggGTGCCATGACCCCGAGCATGCCTATCTTCAGTCCCATGATGCCATATGGCTCAGGCCTGACGCCCCAGCCAGTCACGAACACCAACAGTCTGTCTATACTTGAGGAACAGCAGAGGCAACAACAACAGGCGCAACAACAACAGGCACAGCAGGCCAACACAGGTACAACACACCACTGTCAAATCCCTGTCCGTCTTCTGCCATGCTTATGATGTTAGATCATAACCTCATATCCCTGGAACTGCTGTCTTTCACATTTATTCTTAGAAATTAATCTTAACATTTATCATTTCAGTTTTCGACATAGTGAAACTTTATCACCACTTCATATTACAAGTA
This genomic stretch from Hippoglossus hippoglossus isolate fHipHip1 chromosome 3, fHipHip1.pri, whole genome shotgun sequence harbors:
- the psmc3 gene encoding 26S proteasome regulatory subunit 6A; this translates as MASLSDKSVWDEVEDGIGEEVLKMSTEEIVQRTRLLDSEIKIMKSEVLRVTHELQAMKDKIKENTEKIKVNKTLPYLVSNVIELLDVDPNDQEEDGANVDLDSQRKGKCAVIKTSTRQTYFLPVIGLVDAEKLKPGDLVGVNKDSYLILETLPTEYDSRVKAMEVDERPTEQYSDIGGLDKQIQELVEAIVLPMNHKEKFENLGIQPPKGVLMYGPPGTGKTLLARACAAQTKATFLKLAGPQLVQMFIGDGAKLVRDAFALAKEKAPSIIFIDELDAIGTKRFDSEKAGDREVQRTMLELLNQLDGFQPNMQVKVIAATNRVDILDPALLRSGRLDRKIEFPMPNEEARARIMQIHSRKMNVSPDVNYEELARCTDDFNGAQCKAVCVEAGMIALRRGATELNHEDYMEGILEVQAKKKANLQYYA